One stretch of Bombina bombina isolate aBomBom1 chromosome 7, aBomBom1.pri, whole genome shotgun sequence DNA includes these proteins:
- the LOC128666970 gene encoding protein catecholamines up isoform X2, translating into MDFSLSAALESDPKKDEGAVKKEGHGEVKHDPKHGSHGEGHCHGHKDHKHGSHGDKDHKHGCHGDKDHKHGDKDHKHGGGHCHGHKDHKHGDKDHKHGDKDGHSNDSSDSSSSSGSDCEGKPHGEGHEHKKKEKKLNKEKKPKDKKEKKEKKEKK; encoded by the exons cACTTGAAAGCGACCCCAAAAAAGATGAAGGAGCCGTGAAAAAGGAAGGACACGGTGAGGTGAAACATGACCCTAAACATGGAAGCCATGGAGAGGGACACTGCCACGGACACAAG GACCATAAACATGGAAGCCACGGAGACAAG GACCATAAACATGGATGCCATGGAGACAAG GACCATAAACATGGAGACAAG GACCATAAACATGGAGGGGGGCACTGCCACGGACACAAG GACCATAAACATGGAGACAAG GACCATAAACATGGAGACAAG GATGGGCACTCCAATGACTCTAGTGATTCCAGCAGCTCCAGTGGAAGTGACTGTGAGGGAAAG cctCACGGAGAGGGCCACGAacacaagaaaaaggagaaaaaattaaACAAGGAAAAGAAACCCAAAgacaagaaagagaaaaaggaaaaaaaggagaaaaaataa
- the LOC128666970 gene encoding urease accessory protein UreE isoform X5 gives MDFSLSAALESDPKKDEGAVKKEGHGEVKHDPKHGSHGEGHCHGHKDHKHGSHGDKDHKHGCHGDKDHKHGDKDHKHGDKDGHSNDSSDSSSSSGSDCEGKPHGEGHEHKKKEKKLNKEKKPKDKKEKKEKKEKK, from the exons cACTTGAAAGCGACCCCAAAAAAGATGAAGGAGCCGTGAAAAAGGAAGGACACGGTGAGGTGAAACATGACCCTAAACATGGAAGCCATGGAGAGGGACACTGCCACGGACACAAG GACCATAAACATGGAAGCCACGGAGACAAG GACCATAAACATGGATGCCATGGAGACAAG GACCATAAACATGGAGACAAG GACCATAAACATGGAGACAAG GATGGGCACTCCAATGACTCTAGTGATTCCAGCAGCTCCAGTGGAAGTGACTGTGAGGGAAAG cctCACGGAGAGGGCCACGAacacaagaaaaaggagaaaaaattaaACAAGGAAAAGAAACCCAAAgacaagaaagagaaaaaggaaaaaaaggagaaaaaataa
- the LOC128666970 gene encoding probable zinc transporter protein DDB_G0282067 isoform X1, with the protein MDFSLSAALESDPKKDEGAVKKEGHGEVKHDPKHGSHGEGHCHGHKDHKHGSHGDKDHKHGCHGDKDHKHGDKDHKHGDKDHKHGGGHCHGHKDHKHGDKDHKHGDKDGHSNDSSDSSSSSGSDCEGKPHGEGHEHKKKEKKLNKEKKPKDKKEKKEKKEKK; encoded by the exons cACTTGAAAGCGACCCCAAAAAAGATGAAGGAGCCGTGAAAAAGGAAGGACACGGTGAGGTGAAACATGACCCTAAACATGGAAGCCATGGAGAGGGACACTGCCACGGACACAAG GACCATAAACATGGAAGCCACGGAGACAAG GACCATAAACATGGATGCCATGGAGACAAG GACCATAAACATGGAGACAAG GACCATAAACATGGAGACAAG GACCATAAACATGGAGGGGGGCACTGCCACGGACACAAG GACCATAAACATGGAGACAAG GACCATAAACATGGAGACAAG GATGGGCACTCCAATGACTCTAGTGATTCCAGCAGCTCCAGTGGAAGTGACTGTGAGGGAAAG cctCACGGAGAGGGCCACGAacacaagaaaaaggagaaaaaattaaACAAGGAAAAGAAACCCAAAgacaagaaagagaaaaaggaaaaaaaggagaaaaaataa
- the LOC128666970 gene encoding protein catecholamines up isoform X4, with the protein MDFSLSAALESDPKKDEGAVKKEGHGEVKHDPKHGSHGEGHCHGHKDHKHGSHGDKDHKHGCHGDKDHKHGDKDHKHGDKDHKHGDKDGHSNDSSDSSSSSGSDCEGKPHGEGHEHKKKEKKLNKEKKPKDKKEKKEKKEKK; encoded by the exons cACTTGAAAGCGACCCCAAAAAAGATGAAGGAGCCGTGAAAAAGGAAGGACACGGTGAGGTGAAACATGACCCTAAACATGGAAGCCATGGAGAGGGACACTGCCACGGACACAAG GACCATAAACATGGAAGCCACGGAGACAAG GACCATAAACATGGATGCCATGGAGACAAG GACCATAAACATGGAGACAAG GACCATAAACATGGAGACAAG GACCATAAACATGGAGACAAG GATGGGCACTCCAATGACTCTAGTGATTCCAGCAGCTCCAGTGGAAGTGACTGTGAGGGAAAG cctCACGGAGAGGGCCACGAacacaagaaaaaggagaaaaaattaaACAAGGAAAAGAAACCCAAAgacaagaaagagaaaaaggaaaaaaaggagaaaaaataa